A genome region from Candidatus Bathyarchaeota archaeon includes the following:
- a CDS encoding 30S ribosomal protein S4: MGDPKKQRKKFDTPRFRWRKDILQEELKLLGQYGLRNKHELWRHKTTLSKARGIARSLISKTPEERAKMENELLAQLKKRGILQETAVLDNVLDLTLEDILERRLQTIVFRKGLARTIFQSRQLITHGHITIDNRRVTIPGYIVQKDEEAKVVYSPESVVANQEHPLRVGLTVVAKQPEIRAPGRGRRGGRGGGKF; this comes from the coding sequence ATGGGAGACCCAAAGAAGCAACGTAAGAAATTCGATACGCCACGTTTCCGTTGGCGCAAAGATATTCTCCAAGAAGAACTCAAACTTCTAGGTCAATACGGCTTGAGAAACAAGCATGAACTCTGGCGTCATAAAACCACACTTTCTAAGGCCAGAGGTATTGCTCGTTCACTCATCAGCAAAACACCTGAAGAACGAGCAAAAATGGAAAACGAACTTCTTGCGCAACTAAAAAAGCGCGGAATTCTTCAAGAAACCGCTGTATTAGACAACGTTTTAGACTTAACACTCGAAGACATTCTGGAACGCAGACTACAAACAATCGTATTCCGTAAAGGTTTAGCAAGAACAATCTTCCAATCACGCCAACTAATCACTCATGGGCATATAACCATCGATAACCGCAGAGTAACAATCCCTGGCTACATAGTGCAAAAAGATGAAGAAGCCAAAGTTGTTTACTCTCCTGAAAGCGTGGTCGCAAACCAAGAACACCCACTGCGTGTCGGTTTAACGGTTGTAGCTAAACAACCTGAAATTAGAGCGCCTGGTAGAGGCCGAAGAGGCGGAAGAGGAGGCGGCAAGTTCTGA